A DNA window from Helianthus annuus cultivar XRQ/B chromosome 15, HanXRQr2.0-SUNRISE, whole genome shotgun sequence contains the following coding sequences:
- the LOC110911451 gene encoding 40S ribosomal protein S9-2 translates to MVHVSFYRNYGKTFKKPRRPYEKERLDAELKLVGEYGLRCKRELWRVQYALSRIRNAARMLLTLEEKDPRRIFEGEALMRRMNRYGLLDESQNKLDYVLALTVENFLERRLQTLVFKTGMAKSIHHARVLIKQRHIRVGRQVVNVPSFMVRVDSQKHIDFSLTSPFGGGRPGRVKRKNQKAAAKKAAGGDADEDDEE, encoded by the exons ATGGTTCACGTCTCCTTCTACCGCAACT ATGGTAAGACATTCAAGAAGCCACGACGTCCTTACGAGAAGGAACGTTTGGACGCTGAGTTGAAGCTTGTCGGTGAATACGGTCTTAGATGCAAACGTGAGCTCTGGAGGGTGCAGTATGCCTTGAGCCGTATCCGTAACGCTGCAAGAATGCTTCTGACCCTTGAGGAGAAAGACCCACGTAGGATCTTTGAGGGTGAAGCCCTTATGAGGAGAATGAACCGATATGGTCTGCTTGATGAGAGCCAGAACAAGCTCGATTACGTGTTGGCACTTACTGTCGAGAACTTTCTTGAACGTCGTCTTCAGACCCTTGTGTTCAAAACTGGTATGGCTAAGTCGATTCATCATGCTAGAGTTCTCATTAAACAGAGACACATCAG GGTTGGAAGGCAGGTGGTGAATGTGCCTTCGTTTATGGTGAGAGTTGACTCACAGAAGCACATTGACTTCTCGCTCACTAGTCCCTTCGGAGGTGGCCGACCAGGAAGAGTGAAGCGAAAGAATCAGAAGGCGGCTGCGAAGAAGGCTGCTGGTGGGGATGCTGACGAGGATGACGAAGAATGA